Proteins co-encoded in one Zymomonas mobilis subsp. mobilis ATCC 10988 genomic window:
- a CDS encoding ligand-binding sensor domain-containing protein, whose amino-acid sequence MTSLNAADTWADWRPVYIQTVDISNGNQNLNSNISAIAKDKQGIFWFGTAGSGLIRYDGQHADILRYSSSYNLSLPDNVIHSLAALPDGGLLIGTDVAGVVRFNPMDNNFYPYPATGKQYLGSRIYAIVPDRQGGYWIGSDIGLSHIDSDLKHTRQFFVFCQDNGTCSSQTRAILQEKDGSLLLGTDKGLVRYSPDNQKFTYIHFKTSVQNNIEGIRALYRDSKGYLWIGTASSGVFYITLDGKLHQPESLKQESPFIRYHSVNSFVETFSGALWIGTRGGGLLSLDRKSGKISFIHQNEAAPENLDTDSIRAFYREENGNIWIAAGDNIAFYNHENDHIFTFNNSGISSKSLADRNVYSILVGRYKQIWLGLENGQIDYFDKKQGFIRHLRSKGMASGEGIHSLVELGDGSILAASKGLSLINPRNLEVSPYSVPDLPENLIVTNLLYKNNILYIGTPEGLYIYDIKNKKTEHLTHTNSDSNSLANNRILDLAFHDNILVIATAKGLSFYIPKNKKFYNIFHRNDNINTIPNDYIAALRSAGKILWVGIRGGLLKKQGNTLSVVPMPESELFCETIQSLINDTKNRLWIVGSSTIAAINPKTQKIDQINRHSDSDKMIYYRDSAAIGADGEILLGGSNGLTVIPADFHPDIIPQPKAGLAITSVKFNGNELPYGKIPKEGQPLNLPSHAKNLLIRFSLLDYGFSRFC is encoded by the coding sequence ATGACATCTTTAAATGCCGCCGACACATGGGCGGATTGGCGGCCTGTCTATATTCAGACGGTCGACATTTCTAATGGCAACCAAAATTTAAACAGCAATATATCGGCGATTGCCAAAGACAAACAGGGAATTTTTTGGTTCGGAACAGCGGGCAGCGGCTTAATCCGTTATGATGGACAGCATGCGGATATCTTACGCTATTCATCCTCTTATAATTTAAGTTTGCCTGATAACGTTATTCATAGTCTGGCAGCGTTGCCAGATGGGGGCTTGCTCATTGGGACGGATGTTGCCGGTGTTGTCCGTTTTAATCCCATGGATAATAATTTTTACCCCTATCCAGCGACAGGAAAACAATATCTAGGTAGTCGGATCTATGCGATTGTCCCAGATAGGCAGGGGGGATATTGGATTGGATCGGATATTGGTCTGTCCCATATCGATTCTGATTTAAAACATACCCGACAATTTTTTGTCTTTTGTCAGGATAATGGCACCTGTTCCAGTCAAACACGGGCGATTTTACAAGAAAAGGATGGATCGCTTTTATTAGGAACGGATAAAGGTCTAGTCCGTTATTCGCCAGATAATCAGAAATTTACCTATATTCATTTCAAGACATCAGTTCAAAATAATATTGAAGGAATCCGTGCGCTTTATAGGGATTCTAAGGGCTATCTTTGGATTGGAACGGCATCTAGCGGTGTCTTTTACATAACGTTAGATGGCAAATTACATCAGCCTGAATCTCTAAAACAAGAGAGTCCCTTTATTCGGTATCATTCCGTAAATAGTTTTGTAGAGACCTTTAGCGGTGCGCTTTGGATTGGAACAAGAGGTGGGGGGTTATTATCTCTTGACAGAAAAAGCGGGAAAATAAGCTTTATTCATCAGAATGAAGCGGCTCCAGAAAATCTGGATACGGATTCTATCCGCGCTTTTTATCGTGAAGAAAATGGTAATATATGGATCGCGGCAGGAGACAATATCGCTTTTTACAATCATGAAAATGATCATATTTTTACCTTTAACAATAGCGGTATTAGCAGCAAATCCCTTGCTGATCGCAATGTCTATTCCATTTTAGTTGGCCGGTATAAGCAAATTTGGCTAGGTCTCGAGAATGGACAGATCGACTATTTTGATAAAAAACAAGGCTTTATTCGGCATTTGAGATCAAAAGGCATGGCTTCAGGGGAAGGGATTCATAGCCTTGTCGAATTGGGCGATGGTAGTATTTTAGCCGCTTCTAAAGGTTTGAGCCTGATAAATCCTCGAAATCTAGAAGTCTCGCCTTACTCTGTCCCAGATTTGCCAGAAAATCTGATTGTCACCAATCTTCTTTATAAAAATAACATTCTCTATATCGGCACTCCAGAAGGCTTATATATTTACGATATAAAGAATAAAAAAACAGAACACTTAACGCATACGAATAGCGATTCGAATAGTCTAGCTAATAATAGAATATTAGACTTAGCCTTTCATGATAATATTTTGGTGATTGCTACGGCAAAGGGACTTAGTTTTTATATTCCCAAGAATAAAAAATTTTATAACATTTTCCATCGAAATGATAATATCAACACTATCCCTAATGACTATATTGCAGCACTTCGGTCGGCCGGAAAAATACTTTGGGTTGGAATTAGAGGTGGTTTGCTGAAAAAGCAGGGCAATACTCTTTCTGTGGTGCCGATGCCGGAGAGCGAGTTATTCTGTGAGACTATTCAGAGTTTAATAAACGATACTAAAAATCGACTCTGGATAGTTGGTAGCAGCACTATTGCTGCGATAAATCCAAAGACACAAAAAATAGATCAAATAAATCGTCATAGCGATAGCGATAAAATGATCTATTATCGGGATAGCGCCGCAATCGGAGCGGATGGCGAAATTTTATTGGGTGGATCGAATGGTCTGACGGTTATTCCAGCCGATTTCCATCCTGATATAATACCACAGCCTAAAGCTGGCCTAGCTATTACTAGCGTCAAATTTAATGGCAATGAGCTGCCTTATGGAAAAATTCCGAAAGAAGGTCAGCCTCTGAATCTACCTTCACATGCCAAAAATTTGTTAATAAGATTTTCTCTTCTGGATTACGGTTTTTCTAGGTTTTGTTGA
- a CDS encoding NAD(P)H-dependent flavin oxidoreductase, whose product MFKGLHPIRYGKREVWPLIEGGKGIAASDHMSAGAWAAANGIGTISAVNADSYDENGRIIPQIYHSKTRPERHQELVQYAINGAIDQVKRAHDIASGKGAININILWEMGGSQTILKEVLEQTKGLVTGITCGAGMPYKLSEIAAHYQVYYLPIVSSARAFNALWKRAYSKAPEFLAAVVYEDPWRAGGHNGLSNAEDPASPQPPYERVYALRKVMRAVGIPDSIPIVMAGGVWHLEEWNDWIDNPELGTIAFQFGTRPLVTQESPISLPWKKRLMQLDEGDVLLHRFSPTGFYSSAIKNRFLKNLEERSERQIAFSGKEAGDHQHLLDVGVNARASFWVTEGDLARARQWVEDGYVSALRTPDNTLVFVTTEEMRMIRKDQAACMGCLSQCNFSSWTEADKNTTGRVPDPRSFCIQKTLQDIAHSDEIEDNLMFCGHSGYRFKTDPFYANNFIPTVQQLIDRILTGK is encoded by the coding sequence TTGTTCAAAGGCTTGCACCCAATCCGTTACGGCAAGCGTGAAGTATGGCCTCTGATTGAAGGCGGGAAAGGTATCGCCGCATCGGATCATATGAGTGCAGGCGCTTGGGCGGCTGCTAATGGCATTGGCACAATTTCGGCTGTTAACGCAGATAGCTATGATGAAAATGGCCGGATTATTCCCCAAATATACCACAGCAAAACCCGTCCAGAACGCCATCAAGAATTGGTGCAATATGCCATAAATGGTGCCATTGATCAGGTTAAACGCGCCCATGATATTGCATCCGGCAAGGGTGCTATCAATATCAATATTTTATGGGAAATGGGCGGTTCCCAAACTATTTTAAAAGAGGTTTTGGAACAGACCAAAGGGCTGGTGACAGGCATTACCTGTGGTGCCGGTATGCCTTATAAACTTTCCGAGATTGCTGCCCATTATCAGGTTTATTATTTGCCGATCGTTTCTTCGGCTAGAGCCTTTAATGCCTTGTGGAAACGTGCTTATTCCAAGGCACCTGAATTTCTGGCCGCTGTTGTCTATGAAGATCCGTGGCGGGCAGGGGGGCATAATGGTTTATCCAATGCTGAAGATCCAGCCTCACCGCAGCCGCCTTATGAACGGGTATATGCCCTCAGGAAGGTGATGCGTGCTGTGGGTATTCCTGACAGTATACCCATCGTTATGGCAGGCGGTGTTTGGCATCTTGAGGAATGGAATGATTGGATCGACAATCCTGAATTAGGCACGATCGCTTTCCAATTTGGAACGCGTCCGTTGGTAACGCAGGAAAGTCCGATTTCTTTGCCATGGAAAAAACGTCTGATGCAGCTGGATGAAGGGGATGTTTTATTGCATCGCTTTTCACCAACAGGATTTTATTCTTCGGCGATCAAAAATAGATTTTTGAAAAACCTAGAAGAGCGGTCAGAGCGTCAAATTGCTTTCTCGGGTAAAGAAGCCGGCGATCACCAACATTTGTTGGATGTCGGTGTAAATGCCCGCGCCAGTTTTTGGGTCACTGAAGGTGATTTGGCAAGAGCGCGCCAGTGGGTGGAAGATGGCTATGTCTCGGCATTAAGAACGCCAGATAATACGCTTGTTTTTGTTACCACAGAAGAAATGCGGATGATCCGTAAAGATCAGGCCGCTTGCATGGGGTGTTTAAGCCAATGCAATTTTTCTTCATGGACGGAAGCCGACAAAAATACGACAGGCCGTGTGCCTGATCCACGAAGCTTCTGCATTCAAAAAACATTGCAGGATATTGCGCATAGTGATGAGATCGAAGACAATCTGATGTTTTGCGGTCATTCAGGATATCGGTTTAAGACCGATCCTTTCTACGCCAATAATTTTATTCCTACGGTTCAACAATTAATCGACCGTATTCTTACTGGAAAATAA
- a CDS encoding catalase, producing MTRPNLQTESGRIVGDNQNSITAGKRGPTLLQDVYLIEKLAHFNRERTPERVVHAKGSGAFGELTVTADITRYTKAKIFSEIGKKTPMFARFSTVGGERGSADTVRDPRGFALKFYTEEGNWDLVGNNTPVFFIRDAIKFPDFIHTQKRNPQTNLKDPKMVWDFFSQSPESLHQVLILFSDRGIPLSHRFMHGFSSHTYSMINEAGDIHYVKWHFLSQQGIKNLKAEEAEKLAGSNPDHYQEDLFSSIEKGDFPKWKVAIQIMTPEQARNQRLNPFDVTKVWYHKEFPLMEVGFFELNKNPENYFQDVEQAAFSPANTIPGLYFSPDKMLQGRLFAYADTQRYRLGINATQIPVNRPRCPVHGYYRDGTMRVDGNGGDAVNYEPNSDPSSPFENASYKEPPIAVDGEGGHYDRYEDSGNDNYEQPGKLYRLMKEDEKARLVSNLVASLGAPSVPNAIKEKQIELFRRCDADLGKRLADSLL from the coding sequence ATGACTAGACCCAATCTTCAGACTGAATCAGGCCGCATTGTTGGTGATAACCAAAATAGTATCACCGCAGGAAAACGAGGCCCAACCCTCCTCCAAGATGTCTATCTCATTGAAAAATTAGCGCATTTCAACCGCGAGCGGACACCGGAAAGGGTTGTTCATGCCAAAGGATCGGGCGCTTTTGGTGAGCTAACGGTAACAGCTGATATTACCCGCTATACAAAAGCCAAAATCTTTTCAGAAATCGGGAAAAAAACACCGATGTTTGCCCGTTTTTCTACGGTTGGCGGAGAAAGAGGCTCGGCAGATACAGTGCGTGACCCGCGCGGTTTTGCCCTGAAATTTTATACTGAAGAAGGGAATTGGGATTTAGTCGGGAACAATACCCCCGTCTTTTTCATCAGAGATGCGATAAAATTTCCAGATTTTATCCATACGCAAAAGCGTAATCCACAGACGAATTTAAAAGACCCCAAGATGGTATGGGACTTTTTCTCGCAAAGTCCTGAAAGTTTGCATCAGGTTCTTATTCTCTTTTCTGATCGTGGTATTCCTCTTAGTCATCGCTTTATGCATGGCTTTTCTAGTCATACCTATTCGATGATCAATGAGGCTGGAGATATCCATTATGTGAAATGGCATTTCCTGTCACAACAGGGCATCAAAAATTTGAAGGCCGAAGAAGCTGAAAAATTGGCAGGCAGCAATCCTGACCATTATCAGGAAGATCTCTTTTCTTCGATCGAGAAAGGCGATTTCCCGAAGTGGAAGGTTGCAATCCAAATTATGACGCCTGAACAAGCCCGAAATCAGCGGCTTAATCCTTTTGATGTTACCAAAGTCTGGTATCACAAGGAATTCCCGTTGATGGAAGTTGGCTTTTTCGAGCTTAATAAAAATCCCGAAAATTATTTTCAGGATGTTGAGCAAGCCGCTTTCTCCCCAGCGAATACTATACCTGGCCTTTATTTTAGCCCTGACAAGATGTTGCAGGGACGGCTTTTTGCCTATGCTGATACACAACGTTACCGTTTGGGTATCAATGCGACGCAGATTCCTGTTAACCGCCCAAGATGCCCTGTTCATGGTTATTATCGCGATGGCACGATGCGGGTTGATGGCAATGGTGGTGATGCCGTCAATTATGAACCTAATTCTGATCCATCTTCGCCCTTTGAAAACGCATCTTATAAAGAACCGCCTATCGCGGTTGATGGTGAAGGGGGGCATTATGACCGCTATGAAGATTCCGGAAATGACAATTATGAACAGCCCGGAAAACTTTATCGTTTGATGAAAGAGGATGAAAAAGCCCGTTTAGTTTCCAATTTGGTCGCTTCTCTGGGTGCTCCCTCGGTGCCTAATGCGATAAAAGAAAAGCAAATAGAATTATTTAGACGTTGCGATGCAGATCTTGGAAAAAGATTAGCCGATAGCCTGTTATAA
- a CDS encoding ASCH domain-containing ribonuclease has protein sequence MTDIPDRKEAVISLWPEFAKAIVSGKKTVEFRRRIPLPALSARIWIYATRPVKSVIGFAYLEAIVQGDVNTLWSRYGREAFLSEQQYRDYFEGTEKATAFLLRDHQPIRPINLDQLKEIRANFQPPQSLTWLRKEETQKLVSLTSQVE, from the coding sequence GTGACTGATATCCCAGACCGAAAAGAAGCAGTTATTTCCTTATGGCCAGAATTCGCAAAGGCGATTGTATCTGGCAAAAAAACGGTGGAATTTCGACGAAGAATACCGCTTCCAGCTTTATCGGCGCGGATTTGGATTTATGCGACGCGTCCTGTGAAATCAGTGATTGGCTTTGCTTATCTGGAAGCGATTGTTCAAGGCGATGTTAACACACTTTGGAGTCGATACGGGCGCGAAGCCTTTCTATCAGAACAACAATATCGAGATTATTTTGAAGGGACAGAAAAGGCAACGGCTTTTCTCCTTAGAGACCATCAGCCAATCCGACCAATCAATCTCGACCAATTAAAAGAAATCCGTGCTAATTTTCAGCCACCCCAGTCTTTGACGTGGTTACGAAAAGAAGAGACGCAAAAATTGGTGAGTTTGACTAGTCAGGTAGAATAG
- a CDS encoding MliC family protein, with the protein MKLKYLTLLALFVTTPILAEENSKNINIQEKAYHYLCDNKKNVTAHYINSEDQSRKETVSFLRLDIGDQSYGLTEAVSASGERYIGHHGLDLSHGLIWWSKGDSAFLSVFKGDNAQNSRIIYRNCRLLK; encoded by the coding sequence ATGAAATTGAAATATTTAACACTTCTGGCTCTTTTTGTAACCACACCAATTTTGGCTGAAGAGAATTCGAAAAATATCAATATTCAAGAAAAGGCCTATCATTACTTATGTGATAACAAGAAAAATGTGACGGCGCATTATATCAATTCAGAAGATCAGAGTAGAAAAGAAACTGTTTCTTTTCTTCGCCTTGATATTGGCGATCAAAGCTATGGTCTTACAGAGGCGGTTTCGGCCAGTGGCGAGCGTTATATCGGCCATCATGGGCTGGATTTATCCCATGGCCTTATCTGGTGGAGCAAAGGTGACTCCGCTTTTCTGTCAGTTTTTAAAGGCGATAATGCCCAAAATTCTCGTATTATTTATCGGAATTGCCGTTTACTAAAATAA
- the secA gene encoding preprotein translocase subunit SecA — translation MFGAIAKALFGSANDRYIKSLRRIVEKVNSFEPSVSALDDDGLARQTVLFRERLAKGETLDQLLPEAFATVREASKRTLGQRHYDVQIIGGIVLHRGEIAEMRTGEGKTLVATLACYLNALEGKGVHVVTVNDYLAKRDAEQMGQVYRFLGLTVGVVMPNISDEERRQAYLADITYATNNELGFDYLRDNMKYTREQMVQRPFNYAIIDEVDSILIDEARTPLIISGPTDDKSDLYIAIDQVVKKLGSDDYEIDEKQKNVVLTEDGTERAEQFLKADGLLPEGNLYDFENTQIVHHLNQALRANLMFRRDVDYLVRNNKVVIIDEFTGRMMDGRRWSEGLHQAIEAKEGVQIEPENQTLASITFQNYFRLYPRIAGMTGTAATEATEFHQIYKINVVTIPTNLPVQRKDENDQFYKNLEDKFRAIAKSIKEHAASGQPILVGTVSIEKSELLSEYLRHEGVPHKVLNARYHEMEAHIVAQAGRLGAVTIATNMAGRGTDIQLGGNADFRIADELREMTEGPERDAAIIRIKKEVAEEKQRVLEAGGLFVLGTERHESRRIDNQLRGRSGRQGDPGLSRFYLSLDDDLLRIFGSQTMFAKMMNKSLADGEAIVSPIMSKAIETAQRKVEARNYDIRKQVVEYDDVMNDQRKVIYEQRATVMDAESVNDLVEEMREDTIADLVSETCPEDQYVEQWDIDQLKEKALDLLNLDLPVKEWQEEEGIDSEIIAERILEKSDELLAERSKDIPPEQWAGIQKNTLLQAIDHHWKEHLSVLDSLRQIIHLRAYAQQTPINEYKHEAFALFERMLISIREDVTRNLSRIELFQPSFELSELPEFFKNSPEIMAALEEQEKLLFETTVDGQNQPQDDQITVNQMAAQQGAAAQTDSLSDADPAHWVGKISRNAPCPCGSGKRYKHCHGAFDSKN, via the coding sequence ATGTTCGGCGCTATTGCCAAGGCTTTATTCGGCTCTGCTAATGATCGTTATATCAAATCCCTGCGCCGTATTGTTGAAAAAGTAAACAGCTTTGAACCCAGCGTTTCTGCGCTTGATGATGACGGGCTTGCCCGACAAACGGTTCTTTTCAGGGAAAGGTTGGCCAAGGGTGAAACGCTAGATCAACTTCTGCCGGAAGCCTTTGCCACCGTCAGAGAAGCGTCGAAGCGAACTTTGGGACAGCGTCATTACGATGTCCAGATTATCGGTGGTATTGTCCTTCATCGTGGTGAGATCGCAGAAATGCGCACCGGTGAAGGGAAAACCTTGGTAGCGACGCTTGCCTGTTATTTGAATGCATTGGAAGGCAAGGGTGTTCATGTCGTGACGGTCAACGACTATTTGGCAAAGCGTGATGCTGAACAGATGGGGCAAGTCTATCGTTTTCTTGGCCTGACCGTTGGCGTTGTTATGCCGAATATTTCGGATGAAGAACGCCGTCAGGCCTATCTTGCCGATATTACCTATGCGACGAATAATGAATTGGGTTTCGATTATCTCCGCGATAATATGAAATATACGCGGGAACAGATGGTTCAGCGGCCTTTCAATTATGCCATCATTGATGAAGTTGATTCAATCTTGATCGATGAGGCGCGGACACCGCTTATTATTTCGGGCCCAACCGATGACAAATCTGATCTCTATATTGCGATAGATCAGGTTGTTAAAAAGCTTGGCTCTGATGACTATGAAATTGATGAAAAACAGAAAAATGTCGTTCTGACTGAAGATGGGACAGAGCGCGCCGAACAGTTTTTGAAAGCCGATGGTCTTTTGCCGGAAGGCAATCTTTACGACTTTGAAAATACCCAGATTGTACATCACCTTAATCAGGCATTGAGAGCCAATTTGATGTTCCGGCGAGATGTCGATTATCTGGTTAGAAATAACAAAGTCGTCATCATTGACGAATTTACAGGCCGGATGATGGATGGCCGTCGTTGGTCGGAAGGTTTACATCAGGCGATAGAGGCCAAAGAAGGCGTTCAGATCGAACCTGAAAACCAGACTTTGGCCTCTATCACCTTCCAGAATTACTTCCGTCTATATCCACGTATTGCGGGTATGACCGGAACTGCGGCAACGGAAGCCACCGAATTCCATCAAATTTATAAAATAAATGTTGTTACTATCCCCACCAATTTACCGGTGCAGCGGAAAGATGAAAACGACCAGTTTTATAAAAATCTGGAAGACAAATTCCGAGCTATTGCCAAATCTATTAAAGAACATGCCGCTAGTGGCCAGCCTATTTTGGTCGGCACTGTCTCGATTGAAAAATCGGAATTGCTTTCGGAATATCTGCGTCATGAAGGGGTGCCTCATAAGGTTTTGAACGCCCGTTATCATGAGATGGAAGCGCATATTGTTGCGCAGGCTGGGCGCTTGGGTGCGGTAACGATTGCAACCAATATGGCCGGACGCGGCACAGATATTCAGTTGGGCGGTAATGCTGATTTCCGGATTGCTGACGAATTGCGGGAAATGACGGAAGGGCCTGAGCGGGATGCGGCTATCATCCGCATCAAGAAGGAAGTAGCAGAAGAAAAGCAGAGAGTTCTTGAAGCCGGTGGCTTATTCGTCCTTGGAACGGAACGCCATGAAAGCCGCCGTATTGACAACCAATTACGGGGACGGTCGGGACGTCAGGGTGACCCCGGATTGAGCCGTTTCTATCTTAGCCTTGATGATGATCTGTTGCGTATTTTTGGTTCCCAGACGATGTTTGCCAAAATGATGAACAAAAGTCTGGCTGATGGTGAAGCCATCGTTAGCCCGATCATGTCGAAGGCAATTGAAACCGCGCAGAGAAAAGTTGAAGCCCGTAATTATGACATTCGGAAACAGGTCGTCGAATATGATGACGTGATGAATGACCAGCGGAAAGTCATCTACGAACAGCGCGCTACGGTTATGGACGCGGAATCGGTCAATGACCTTGTCGAAGAGATGCGGGAAGATACTATTGCCGATCTGGTTTCCGAGACTTGTCCTGAAGATCAATATGTCGAACAATGGGATATTGATCAGTTAAAGGAAAAAGCGCTTGATCTTCTGAATCTCGATTTGCCGGTCAAAGAATGGCAGGAGGAAGAAGGTATTGATAGCGAAATCATTGCCGAGCGTATCCTTGAAAAATCCGATGAACTTTTAGCTGAACGCAGCAAAGATATTCCGCCAGAGCAATGGGCGGGTATTCAAAAGAATACGTTGCTTCAGGCGATTGACCATCATTGGAAAGAGCATCTTTCTGTTCTTGATAGTTTGAGACAGATTATCCATTTGCGGGCTTATGCCCAACAGACGCCGATCAATGAATATAAGCATGAGGCTTTTGCGCTGTTCGAGCGGATGCTTATCTCTATTCGCGAAGATGTTACCCGCAATTTGAGTCGAATTGAGCTTTTTCAGCCGTCTTTTGAATTGTCCGAACTACCAGAATTTTTCAAAAATTCGCCGGAAATCATGGCAGCCTTAGAAGAGCAGGAAAAACTGCTTTTTGAGACAACTGTTGATGGCCAGAATCAACCACAAGATGACCAGATTACGGTCAATCAAATGGCTGCCCAACAAGGCGCTGCTGCTCAAACCGATTCTCTATCAGATGCAGATCCGGCGCATTGGGTAGGAAAGATAAGTCGTAACGCGCCTTGTCCTTGCGGGTCGGGTAAGCGTTACAAACATTGTCACGGCGCTTTCGATAGTAAAAATTAA
- a CDS encoding GGDEF domain-containing protein — MSTEPRQIHYSYRLLGQDSEWLNLPAGSVPFVIYSHLPAGHFTFALRATIPGIKQPILETHFPVNVEYRWYEYRFVKIALIIVLALFLYDLISNQIRKLRLMITNKTLELQETNLRLKELANTDELTGLLNRRAFTEMFEKNCAQFSKTKDQFSVFILDIDFFKKINDNEGHLAGDAVIQYIAQKITENIRQQDFAARYGGEEFVIMLPNADMETTCQVASRIGNAISEKPVPYQGREIPVTVSIGVAVMKENDDANSLLERADERLYMAKNQGRNRVSS; from the coding sequence TTGTCAACAGAACCTAGGCAAATACATTATAGCTATCGTTTGTTAGGGCAGGATTCTGAATGGCTTAACTTACCGGCAGGTAGTGTGCCTTTTGTTATTTATTCCCATTTACCAGCAGGCCATTTTACCTTTGCCCTTCGAGCGACTATCCCTGGTATAAAGCAGCCTATTCTTGAAACGCATTTCCCAGTGAATGTTGAATACAGGTGGTATGAATACCGTTTTGTTAAAATTGCTCTGATCATAGTTTTAGCATTATTTCTCTATGATCTGATATCTAATCAGATTAGAAAATTACGACTGATGATTACTAATAAAACTTTGGAGTTGCAGGAAACCAATCTTCGTCTAAAAGAATTAGCGAATACTGATGAATTAACAGGTCTACTTAATAGACGCGCCTTTACAGAAATGTTTGAAAAAAATTGTGCGCAATTTAGTAAAACAAAAGACCAGTTTTCTGTTTTTATTCTAGATATCGACTTTTTCAAAAAGATAAATGACAACGAAGGGCATTTGGCAGGCGATGCCGTTATTCAATATATTGCCCAGAAAATTACTGAAAATATTCGACAACAGGATTTCGCGGCACGCTATGGCGGAGAAGAGTTTGTTATTATGCTGCCCAATGCCGATATGGAGACAACTTGTCAGGTTGCCTCACGTATTGGGAATGCGATTTCCGAAAAGCCAGTTCCTTACCAAGGTAGAGAAATCCCTGTGACGGTTAGTATCGGGGTTGCCGTTATGAAGGAAAATGACGATGCCAATTCCTTGTTAGAACGGGCGGACGAGCGTCTCTATATGGCGAAAAACCAAGGCCGAAACCGCGTTTCTTCTTAA
- the argJ gene encoding bifunctional glutamate N-acetyltransferase/amino-acid acetyltransferase ArgJ: MIANISPLAPSYTPELPAIDGITLRTVCAGYKNWQRNDLSLFLFQPDTVVAGLTTQSACPSPEVEWCRAAIKKGKARALVVNAGNSNAFTGHKGREAVAAITARVADHLKCALHEVFVSSTGVIGVPLPIKTACDGLEKAFSAEDVNWDHMANAIMTTDTFAKMSRQDITIQGKSVKMVGIIKGSGMIAPDMATMLGYIFTDAAVAPELLQKMLTKANKKSFSCITVDSDTSTSDTVLAFATAAAGNRILSSEEDKDADKLQEAVTAICLDLAQQVVRDGEGASKFISVTVNGAVSDESAHIIAMSIANSPLVKTAMAGEDANWGRVVMAVGKAGQPAERDLLSIRFGGIEVAAKGMVVPNYDEAPVAAHLKGKEIDISVDIGLGKGQAQVWTCDLTHGYISINADYRS; encoded by the coding sequence ATGATCGCCAATATTTCCCCGCTTGCGCCCAGTTATACACCTGAATTACCGGCCATAGACGGGATTACATTACGAACGGTCTGCGCCGGTTATAAAAATTGGCAGCGCAATGATCTCAGCCTGTTTCTTTTTCAGCCGGATACCGTAGTCGCGGGGCTTACGACCCAGTCAGCTTGCCCTTCGCCCGAAGTGGAATGGTGCCGTGCCGCTATTAAAAAAGGGAAAGCCCGCGCGCTTGTTGTCAACGCAGGAAACTCAAACGCTTTTACTGGCCATAAAGGCCGCGAAGCGGTAGCCGCGATTACGGCTCGCGTGGCCGATCATCTAAAATGCGCTTTGCATGAGGTGTTTGTTTCTTCAACCGGTGTTATCGGCGTGCCTCTCCCAATTAAGACCGCTTGTGATGGCCTTGAAAAGGCCTTCTCTGCGGAAGATGTGAATTGGGACCATATGGCTAATGCCATTATGACCACGGATACTTTTGCAAAAATGTCCCGTCAGGACATTACTATTCAGGGTAAATCCGTCAAAATGGTCGGTATCATCAAAGGGTCAGGCATGATTGCGCCTGATATGGCCACCATGCTTGGTTATATCTTCACAGATGCCGCCGTTGCCCCTGAATTGCTACAGAAAATGCTGACCAAAGCTAATAAGAAAAGCTTTTCTTGCATCACAGTTGATAGTGATACATCGACCTCTGATACAGTTCTCGCTTTTGCAACAGCGGCGGCTGGTAATCGGATTTTATCGTCAGAAGAAGATAAAGATGCCGACAAATTGCAAGAGGCGGTAACAGCTATCTGCCTTGATTTGGCACAGCAGGTTGTCAGAGATGGCGAAGGTGCCAGCAAATTTATCAGCGTTACCGTTAATGGTGCGGTCTCTGATGAAAGCGCACATATTATCGCGATGTCGATTGCTAACTCACCCTTGGTAAAAACCGCTATGGCGGGAGAGGATGCCAATTGGGGACGCGTTGTTATGGCTGTCGGGAAAGCCGGTCAGCCTGCGGAACGGGATCTTTTGTCCATCCGCTTCGGCGGCATAGAGGTCGCCGCGAAAGGCATGGTTGTACCCAATTATGACGAAGCCCCTGTCGCCGCTCATTTAAAAGGCAAAGAAATAGATATTTCTGTCGATATCGGATTAGGGAAAGGTCAGGCGCAGGTTTGGACTTGCGATTTGACCCATGGTTATATTTCGATCAACGCCGATTACCGGAGTTGA